A genome region from Methanolinea sp. includes the following:
- a CDS encoding PAS domain-containing sensor histidine kinase: MEGLEDGIFREALGALPFPVCIAGKGGRILYANSAALRVFGGGDGAPSLPDAVLGIAGEAFRTGRTARTAVSARVAGEQSVEFPCEAIPLVPPGGGEPAAVVLAAHVCGEEDPLLELLVRNVSRRKLRELLAAIRHDILNQLTILIGFLQYSEDLCEDPQLRDFIGREIAAGRSIQSIIEFTRKFQDLATQDPAWVPLAALITPQEVQAIPRGVRIEVDCGDFEVYSSPLLSTVFSTLIGNAVDHARGLSRVTISAAEEGGDLVVVVEDDGPGIPPGEKKVLFERGHGRGAGYSLWLAREIVDICGGTIRECGEEGKGARFEIRMPRGLWRRAGKPAAGQAKGP; the protein is encoded by the coding sequence ATGGAAGGGTTAGAGGACGGAATTTTCCGCGAGGCGCTCGGTGCCCTCCCGTTCCCGGTCTGCATCGCGGGGAAGGGGGGAAGGATTCTCTACGCGAACAGCGCGGCCCTGCGGGTCTTTGGAGGCGGGGATGGAGCCCCCTCTCTCCCCGACGCGGTCCTCGGGATCGCGGGGGAGGCGTTCAGGACGGGGAGGACCGCGAGGACCGCGGTCTCCGCGAGGGTCGCGGGGGAGCAGTCCGTGGAGTTCCCCTGCGAGGCGATCCCGCTCGTCCCCCCGGGGGGCGGGGAACCGGCCGCCGTCGTCCTCGCGGCGCACGTCTGCGGCGAGGAAGACCCCCTCCTCGAGCTCCTCGTCCGGAACGTCTCCCGCAGGAAGCTGCGCGAGCTCCTCGCCGCGATCCGGCACGACATCCTCAACCAGCTCACGATCCTGATCGGGTTCCTCCAGTACTCGGAAGACCTCTGCGAAGACCCCCAGCTCAGGGACTTCATCGGGAGGGAGATCGCCGCGGGGAGGTCGATCCAGTCCATCATCGAGTTCACGCGGAAGTTCCAGGACCTCGCGACGCAGGACCCCGCGTGGGTCCCCCTCGCGGCGCTCATCACCCCGCAGGAGGTGCAGGCGATCCCCCGCGGCGTCAGGATCGAGGTCGACTGCGGCGACTTCGAGGTCTACTCGAGCCCCCTCCTCTCGACGGTCTTTTCCACCCTCATCGGGAACGCGGTCGACCACGCGCGCGGGCTCTCGCGGGTCACAATCTCCGCGGCCGAGGAGGGGGGAGACCTCGTCGTCGTGGTCGAGGACGACGGCCCCGGGATCCCGCCGGGGGAGAAGAAGGTGCTCTTTGAGCGCGGGCACGGCCGCGGCGCAGGATACAGCCTCTGGCTCGCCCGCGAGATCGTGGATATCTGCGGCGGGACCATCCGCGAGTGCGGGGAGGAGGGGAAGGGCGCCCGCTTCGAGATCCGGATGCCGCGGGGGCTGTGGCGGAGGGCGGGGAAGCCCGCCGCCGGGCAGGCGAAAGGTCCCTAG
- a CDS encoding NAD(P)-dependent glycerol-1-phosphate dehydrogenase: MSADPIKLLRTKPFDKSRWMQLPRDVVIGHNVLPQIPEVCADLCLEEHAVVFFGRSTREHAGERVVSLLSGKYRVSTFTVGEMNMETIAEAERAAKGAGFLVGVGGGRVIDCAKIVSYNLDRPFLSVPTAASHDGIASARASVPLADGNASLEAHPPVGIVADTGIIAAAPHRLLAAGCADVIANSTAVLDWELAHRLKHEPISEYAIALSRMTAELLMKNARSIKPHSEESAWMVTKALVSSGVAMSIAGSSRPGSGGEHKFAHALERLAPGRVLHGEACGLGTIMVMYLHGGDWRRIRAALRAIGAPTTPRELGIDDGTAVEALLAAHTIRPERFTILDTGITRESATKLVKMLYEE; this comes from the coding sequence ATGAGCGCAGACCCGATAAAATTACTCAGAACGAAGCCCTTTGACAAGTCCCGGTGGATGCAGCTGCCCCGGGACGTCGTCATCGGCCACAACGTTCTCCCGCAAATCCCCGAGGTCTGCGCCGATCTCTGCCTCGAGGAGCACGCGGTGGTCTTCTTCGGGAGGAGCACGAGGGAGCACGCGGGGGAGAGGGTGGTCTCCCTTCTCTCGGGGAAGTACCGTGTCTCCACGTTCACCGTGGGCGAGATGAACATGGAGACGATCGCGGAGGCCGAGAGGGCGGCGAAGGGCGCCGGCTTCCTCGTCGGGGTGGGGGGAGGCAGGGTCATCGACTGCGCGAAGATCGTCTCCTACAACCTCGATCGGCCGTTCCTCTCTGTCCCGACCGCCGCGTCCCACGACGGGATCGCCTCCGCGAGGGCGTCCGTCCCCCTCGCCGACGGGAACGCGTCGCTCGAGGCGCACCCCCCGGTGGGGATCGTCGCCGACACCGGGATCATCGCCGCGGCACCGCACAGGCTGCTTGCCGCCGGGTGCGCCGACGTGATCGCGAACTCGACCGCGGTGCTCGACTGGGAACTCGCGCACAGGCTGAAGCACGAGCCGATCAGCGAGTACGCGATCGCCCTCTCCCGGATGACCGCCGAGCTCCTGATGAAGAACGCCCGCAGCATCAAGCCGCACAGCGAGGAGTCCGCGTGGATGGTCACGAAGGCGCTCGTCTCCTCGGGCGTCGCGATGAGCATCGCCGGGTCGTCGCGGCCGGGGTCGGGGGGCGAACACAAGTTCGCCCACGCCCTCGAGAGGCTCGCGCCGGGCAGGGTCCTCCACGGCGAGGCCTGCGGATTAGGGACCATCATGGTGATGTACCTCCACGGCGGGGACTGGCGGCGCATCCGGGCGGCGCTGCGGGCGATCGGGGCACCGACCACCCCCCGCGAGCTGGGCATCGACGACGGGACGGCGGTCGAGGCACTCCTCGCGGCGCACACCATCCGGCCGGAGCGGTTCACCATCCTCGACACCGGGATCACGCGCGAGTCGGCGACGAAACTCGTGAAGATGCTCTATGAAGAGTGA
- the proS gene encoding proline--tRNA ligase translates to MAESDEGSLPPKENFSAWYNELLWRAELMDVRYPVKGLYVWFPFGFALRKNVYSLMRAILDRDHEEALFPLLIPETELAKEAAHIKGFEEEVYWVTHGGSTPLDVRLALRPTSECAIYPMYALWIRSHADLPLRIYQIVNTFRYETKHTRPLIRLREITSFQEAHTVHASWEEACAQVEAAIALYREFYEALAVPVVVSRRPDWDKFPGADYTMAVDTVMPDGRTLQVGTVHHLGDHFSRTFGIQYEDVAGEQRYAHQTCYGISERCIAALVSLHGDDRGLVLPPAVAPVQVVVVPIVTGKRKEEVTAAAERVGAALSAGNLRVKVDTREMRPGAKYYYWEMRGVPLRLELGPRDLDARQVTAVTRLGARTAIPVENVVEGAREILSSFEKTLRERAWAQFRGSIRVARTIREAGEAAARGVALVPWCGDRDCATAIEEETRASVLGTEVRWDGAGEAEGPCIACGRAGRPALVGRSY, encoded by the coding sequence TTGGCCGAGTCAGACGAAGGCAGCCTTCCCCCGAAGGAGAATTTCTCCGCGTGGTACAACGAGCTCCTCTGGCGCGCGGAGCTGATGGACGTCCGGTACCCGGTCAAGGGGCTCTACGTCTGGTTCCCCTTCGGGTTTGCTCTGAGGAAGAATGTGTACTCCCTGATGAGGGCGATCCTCGACCGCGACCACGAGGAGGCGCTCTTCCCCCTCCTGATCCCGGAGACCGAGCTTGCCAAGGAGGCGGCGCACATCAAGGGGTTCGAGGAGGAGGTGTACTGGGTGACCCACGGGGGGTCGACCCCGCTTGACGTCCGCCTCGCCCTCCGCCCGACGAGCGAGTGCGCGATCTACCCCATGTACGCCCTCTGGATCCGGTCCCACGCCGACCTCCCCCTCAGGATCTACCAGATAGTGAACACGTTCCGGTACGAGACGAAGCACACCCGCCCCCTCATCCGCCTCCGCGAGATCACGTCGTTCCAGGAGGCCCACACGGTGCACGCGAGCTGGGAGGAGGCCTGCGCGCAGGTGGAGGCCGCGATCGCCCTCTACCGGGAATTCTACGAGGCGCTCGCCGTCCCCGTCGTCGTGTCGCGCAGGCCGGACTGGGACAAGTTCCCGGGCGCGGACTACACGATGGCGGTCGACACCGTGATGCCCGACGGAAGGACGCTGCAGGTCGGGACGGTCCACCACCTCGGGGACCACTTCTCGCGGACGTTCGGGATCCAGTACGAGGACGTCGCGGGCGAGCAGAGGTACGCGCACCAGACGTGCTACGGGATCTCGGAGCGGTGCATCGCCGCGCTCGTCTCGCTCCACGGGGACGACCGGGGCCTCGTCCTCCCCCCGGCGGTCGCCCCGGTACAGGTCGTCGTCGTCCCCATCGTGACGGGGAAGCGCAAAGAGGAGGTCACCGCCGCCGCCGAGAGGGTGGGCGCGGCCCTCTCCGCCGGGAACCTCCGCGTGAAGGTCGACACGCGCGAGATGCGGCCCGGCGCGAAATACTACTACTGGGAGATGAGGGGGGTCCCGCTCCGGCTCGAGCTCGGGCCAAGGGACCTTGACGCACGCCAGGTCACGGCGGTCACGCGCCTGGGCGCGAGGACGGCGATCCCGGTGGAGAACGTCGTTGAGGGAGCGAGGGAGATCCTCTCCTCCTTCGAAAAGACGCTCCGGGAGAGGGCGTGGGCGCAGTTCCGCGGGAGCATCCGGGTGGCGCGGACCATCCGGGAGGCGGGCGAGGCGGCCGCACGGGGTGTCGCGCTCGTCCCGTGGTGCGGCGACCGCGATTGTGCCACGGCGATCGAGGAGGAGACGCGCGCGAGCGTGCTCGGGACAGAGGTCCGGTGGGACGGCGCGGGAGAGGCAGAGGGCCCGTGCATCGCCTGCGGCCGCGCGGGACGGCCGGCGCTGGTCGGGCGGTCCTACTAG
- a CDS encoding DUF63 family protein, which translates to MIGEFIEKYYIDPIRYGQPYNVVDTTTYAVVLVAAVYLLSRWLSRSRTVRVDRDFVLATLPFVVMGGLLRVVEDTGIVPTGWNYLLITPLIFFVLFLYAAGALLVSAALEERGIVGDYRLPYAGAGAAGALAAGLVLVSFGIGNGIIALDVLFSILSLALAATAAVFLFMRHVLSWEYVRDPLYVVLLFGQLLDASATAYGIDLHPLHYVEVHVVGSHLVAWTGTAFSMFPLKLLVLFPGIPILERFRSEGHPVLWHLVLLAMVTVGLAPGVRDMARMVLYV; encoded by the coding sequence GTGATTGGGGAGTTCATAGAGAAATACTACATCGATCCGATCCGCTACGGGCAGCCGTACAACGTGGTGGACACGACGACCTACGCGGTCGTCCTCGTCGCCGCCGTGTACCTCCTCTCGAGGTGGCTCTCCCGCTCGCGGACGGTCCGGGTCGACAGGGACTTCGTCCTCGCGACGCTCCCCTTCGTGGTGATGGGGGGGCTCCTCCGCGTGGTCGAGGACACGGGGATTGTCCCGACCGGCTGGAACTACCTCCTCATCACCCCCCTCATCTTCTTCGTCCTCTTCCTCTACGCGGCGGGAGCCCTCCTCGTCTCGGCAGCGCTCGAGGAGAGGGGCATTGTCGGGGACTACCGATTGCCCTACGCGGGGGCGGGGGCCGCGGGGGCGCTCGCGGCGGGACTCGTGCTCGTCTCCTTCGGCATCGGGAACGGGATAATCGCGCTCGACGTGCTCTTCTCCATCCTTTCGCTCGCACTCGCGGCGACGGCCGCGGTCTTCCTCTTCATGCGGCACGTCCTCTCGTGGGAGTACGTGCGGGACCCGCTCTACGTCGTCCTCCTCTTCGGCCAGCTCCTCGACGCGAGCGCGACAGCGTACGGGATCGACCTCCACCCCCTCCACTACGTCGAGGTCCACGTCGTGGGGTCGCACCTCGTCGCGTGGACCGGCACCGCGTTCTCGATGTTCCCCCTCAAGCTCCTCGTCCTCTTCCCCGGCATCCCGATCCTCGAGAGGTTCCGTTCCGAGGGGCACCCCGTGCTCTGGCACCTCGTCCTCCTCGCCATGGTCACGGTGGGCCTCGCGCCGGGGGTGAGGGACATGGCAAGGATGGTGCTCTATGTCTGA
- the thiD gene encoding bifunctional hydroxymethylpyrimidine kinase/phosphomethylpyrimidine kinase, which produces MEREIPPCACTIAGSDPSGGAGLQADLGVFAALGVHGLSVVTAVTAQNTRGVAGIHFVPPGVVALQIATLRAEFSIRAVKTGMPGESGSIGAIAREIPDGVPLVLDPVMVSTSGHTLLPADALDALVSELLPRATIVTPNVHEAEVLSGISPVRDVTGAIRAARRILSLGPEYVVIKGGHLPGEEATDILVGPDREWAISTRRYPYAIHGAGCCFSAALCAFLARGYTVVEAFSGAKEFMDVLAGNAVRAPSGMHVLSPSAWREGVVLRGGENPLHS; this is translated from the coding sequence ATGGAAAGGGAGATCCCGCCGTGCGCGTGCACGATCGCCGGGTCCGACCCGTCGGGCGGCGCGGGCCTGCAGGCCGACCTCGGCGTCTTTGCCGCCCTCGGCGTCCACGGCCTCTCGGTCGTGACTGCGGTCACGGCCCAGAACACGCGGGGAGTGGCCGGGATCCACTTCGTCCCGCCGGGAGTGGTCGCGCTCCAGATCGCGACGCTCCGCGCGGAGTTTTCCATCCGTGCGGTGAAGACCGGGATGCCGGGGGAGAGCGGGTCGATCGGGGCGATCGCCCGGGAGATCCCGGATGGGGTCCCCCTCGTCCTCGACCCCGTCATGGTCTCGACGAGCGGGCACACCCTGCTCCCCGCGGATGCCCTCGACGCCCTCGTCTCTGAACTCCTCCCTCGGGCAACGATCGTGACGCCGAACGTCCACGAGGCCGAGGTCCTCTCGGGGATCTCGCCCGTGCGCGACGTCACGGGCGCGATCCGCGCCGCGAGGAGGATCCTCTCGCTCGGCCCGGAGTACGTGGTTATCAAGGGGGGGCACCTCCCCGGCGAGGAGGCGACCGACATCCTCGTCGGCCCGGACAGGGAGTGGGCGATCTCGACCCGCCGGTACCCATACGCGATCCACGGGGCGGGGTGCTGTTTCTCCGCGGCACTCTGCGCGTTCCTCGCGAGGGGGTACACGGTCGTGGAGGCTTTCTCGGGGGCAAAGGAGTTCATGGACGTCCTCGCGGGAAACGCCGTCCGGGCGCCGTCCGGGATGCACGTCCTCTCCCCGTCCGCGTGGCGGGAGGGGGTGGTTCTGCGCGGGGGGGAAAACCCGCTACATTCTTGA
- a CDS encoding tetratricopeptide repeat protein: MDTAGDLVRQGILASRKGNHEEALELFRRALGQDPLFVPAWVASGFALGKLGRYREEIKACDHALALDPGNVEAWLNRGFALGKLGRYSEKLVCCERAIALDPKNARAWNAKGHVLGEMGRFEEELECTTVATTLRPRYVGAWVNRGYALLKLRRWDEAISCFSRALSLSPGFHSALILKGIALCGQGKYREAASCFARAEETRPIEGPRNLYWKGLALSRTGQRREAVRILESVVAQDPRHADAWIELSNCYFLSGEIEDSVRCFMVAYDLDRESIRDCLSRAVTLLREGRREEGLRALSEALGILVR; the protein is encoded by the coding sequence GTGGACACCGCGGGAGACCTCGTGCGGCAGGGGATCCTCGCATCGCGGAAGGGAAACCACGAGGAGGCACTGGAGCTCTTCCGGCGGGCACTCGGGCAAGACCCCCTCTTCGTCCCCGCGTGGGTCGCGTCGGGTTTTGCGCTCGGGAAGCTCGGGAGGTACCGCGAGGAGATCAAGGCGTGCGACCACGCGCTCGCGCTCGACCCGGGGAACGTGGAGGCGTGGCTCAACAGGGGGTTTGCGCTCGGGAAACTCGGGAGGTACTCGGAGAAACTCGTCTGCTGCGAGAGGGCGATCGCGCTCGATCCCAAGAACGCCCGCGCGTGGAACGCGAAGGGGCACGTGCTCGGGGAGATGGGGCGCTTTGAGGAGGAGCTCGAGTGCACGACGGTCGCAACGACCCTCCGCCCGCGGTACGTGGGGGCGTGGGTGAACCGCGGCTACGCCCTCCTCAAGCTCCGCCGGTGGGACGAGGCGATCTCCTGTTTCTCGCGGGCCCTCTCCCTCTCGCCCGGTTTCCACTCGGCCTTGATCCTCAAGGGCATCGCGCTCTGCGGGCAGGGGAAGTACCGCGAGGCGGCCTCCTGCTTCGCACGCGCCGAGGAGACCCGGCCGATCGAGGGGCCGCGGAATCTCTACTGGAAGGGCCTTGCCCTCTCCCGCACGGGGCAGCGCAGGGAGGCGGTCCGGATCCTCGAGTCCGTCGTCGCGCAGGACCCGCGCCACGCGGACGCGTGGATCGAGCTCTCGAACTGCTACTTCCTCTCCGGCGAGATCGAGGATTCGGTCCGGTGCTTCATGGTCGCCTACGACCTCGACCGGGAATCGATAAGGGACTGCCTCTCCCGGGCGGTCACGCTGCTGCGCGAGGGGAGGAGGGAGGAGGGCCTGCGTGCCCTCTCCGAGGCGCTCGGGATCCTCGTCCGCTGA
- a CDS encoding tRNA uridine(34) 5-carboxymethylaminomethyl modification radical SAM/GNAT enzyme Elp3, protein MAEADISREILEAIASRATRPQDVARLKVEVCRRLGAGSVPKNSAILAAATPEERETLRRLLLVKPTRTLSGVAPVAVMTSPSPCPHGKCLPCPGGPDHPFRSPQSYTGEEPAAKRAREHGYDPYAQVRARLGQFEALGHHVDKAELIVMGGTMTARPAEYQEWFVRECIRAMNEHGGAPGSPRDDTGGVFAENETARVRCVALTFETRPDWCREEHVARMLSLGVTKVELGVQHLDDAVLARNRRGCTVADTAEATRLLRDAGLKVGYHVMPNLPGSDPALDRWMFRELFDNPSFRPDFLKIYPTLVTPGTELEALWRKGEYEPYPEDLLVDLVADAKALLPPYVRLQRIQRDIPAGLILAGSRHGNLRELCRKRLAETGRKCRCIRCREAGRSGGGGEEELSVLAYDAAGGREHFISVTSGDALVGFARLRTGGERWVPGTGDSALLRELHVYGSMVPIGATPSQGEMQHRRHGRALLAAAEEIASAEGYREISVMSGIGVRPYYWRCGYERRGPYMHKTLA, encoded by the coding sequence ATGGCGGAGGCCGACATCTCCCGCGAGATACTCGAGGCGATCGCCTCGCGCGCGACGCGGCCGCAGGACGTCGCGAGGCTGAAGGTAGAGGTCTGCAGGAGGCTCGGCGCCGGGTCCGTCCCGAAGAATTCCGCCATCCTCGCGGCCGCGACCCCGGAAGAGCGGGAGACGTTGCGGAGGCTCCTCCTCGTGAAGCCGACGCGGACCCTCTCGGGCGTCGCGCCGGTCGCGGTGATGACCTCGCCCTCGCCCTGCCCCCACGGGAAATGCCTCCCCTGCCCCGGCGGGCCGGACCACCCGTTCCGGTCCCCCCAGAGCTACACGGGCGAGGAGCCGGCTGCAAAAAGGGCACGCGAGCACGGCTACGACCCGTACGCGCAGGTCAGGGCGCGGCTCGGGCAGTTCGAGGCGCTCGGCCACCACGTCGACAAGGCCGAGCTGATCGTGATGGGGGGGACGATGACGGCGCGGCCCGCGGAGTACCAGGAGTGGTTCGTGCGCGAGTGCATCCGCGCGATGAACGAGCACGGCGGGGCCCCGGGGAGTCCGCGGGACGACACCGGGGGGGTCTTTGCCGAGAACGAGACTGCCCGCGTCCGGTGCGTCGCGCTCACGTTCGAGACCCGCCCCGACTGGTGCCGGGAGGAGCACGTCGCGCGGATGCTCTCGCTCGGCGTGACGAAGGTGGAACTGGGCGTCCAGCACCTCGACGACGCGGTCCTCGCCCGGAACAGGAGGGGGTGCACGGTCGCCGACACGGCAGAGGCGACGAGGCTCCTGCGCGACGCGGGGCTGAAGGTCGGGTACCACGTCATGCCCAACCTCCCCGGCAGCGACCCTGCGCTCGACCGGTGGATGTTCCGGGAGCTCTTCGACAATCCCTCGTTCCGCCCCGACTTCCTCAAGATCTACCCGACCCTCGTCACGCCGGGTACGGAGCTCGAGGCACTCTGGCGGAAGGGGGAGTACGAACCGTACCCGGAAGACCTCCTCGTCGACCTCGTCGCCGACGCAAAGGCCCTCCTCCCCCCCTACGTGCGGCTCCAGCGGATCCAGCGGGACATCCCCGCGGGCCTCATCCTCGCCGGGTCCCGACACGGCAACCTCCGCGAGCTGTGCAGGAAGCGCCTCGCGGAGACGGGGAGGAAGTGCCGGTGCATCAGGTGCCGGGAGGCGGGGAGGTCCGGCGGGGGCGGGGAGGAGGAGCTCTCGGTCCTCGCGTACGACGCGGCGGGGGGGAGAGAGCACTTCATCTCCGTCACCTCGGGGGATGCCCTCGTCGGGTTCGCCCGCCTCCGGACGGGCGGGGAGCGGTGGGTGCCCGGGACGGGGGACTCCGCGCTCCTGCGCGAGCTGCACGTCTACGGGAGCATGGTCCCGATCGGGGCCACCCCGTCGCAGGGGGAGATGCAGCACAGGAGGCACGGGAGGGCACTCCTCGCCGCCGCCGAGGAGATCGCGTCCGCGGAGGGGTACAGGGAGATCTCCGTGATGAGCGGCATCGGCGTCCGCCCCTACTATTGGCGGTGCGGGTACGAGCGGAGGGGGCCCTACATGCACAAGACGCTCGCATGA
- a CDS encoding UPF0058 family protein, producing MQKEELLHLHMLMIHIKKYYETITNQQIPTKRYDSLDISPVHIHKNKKCHKEAILALGEDIVTHLRNSQVLRVGYSPKAVSEQVAAEH from the coding sequence GTGCAGAAGGAAGAGCTCCTCCACCTCCACATGCTCATGATCCACATCAAGAAATACTACGAGACCATCACCAACCAGCAAATCCCCACGAAACGGTACGATTCCCTCGATATTTCTCCCGTCCACATCCACAAGAACAAGAAGTGCCACAAGGAAGCTATTCTTGCCCTCGGCGAGGACATCGTCACCCACCTCCGGAACAGCCAGGTGCTGAGGGTGGGGTATTCCCCAAAGGCAGTCTCGGAGCAGGTTGCTGCGGAGCACTGA
- a CDS encoding UPF0179 family protein — MKSEKAPEQKAKVTLIGSEIARVGLEFVYEGSLPECGECAVRKACHNLRKGRKYRIVGVRQTRHPCTVHHGGACAVEVVEAPVRALISADMAIRNSRIVFSPPCSREACENYALCNPDGALPGEKYVVAEVAGTAPVACEKGWTLKLVELRAV, encoded by the coding sequence ATGAAGAGTGAGAAGGCCCCCGAGCAGAAGGCGAAGGTGACCCTCATCGGCAGCGAGATCGCGAGGGTCGGCCTCGAGTTCGTGTACGAGGGGTCGCTGCCCGAGTGCGGGGAGTGCGCCGTCCGGAAGGCCTGCCACAACCTCCGAAAGGGGAGGAAGTACCGGATCGTGGGCGTCCGGCAGACCCGCCACCCCTGCACCGTCCACCACGGGGGCGCCTGTGCCGTCGAGGTCGTGGAGGCACCGGTCCGCGCCCTGATCAGCGCGGACATGGCCATCAGGAACTCGCGGATCGTCTTTTCTCCCCCCTGCTCGCGGGAGGCGTGCGAGAACTACGCGCTCTGCAACCCCGACGGCGCCCTCCCCGGCGAGAAGTACGTGGTCGCGGAGGTCGCTGGGACCGCCCCGGTCGCGTGCGAGAAGGGGTGGACGCTCAAGCTCGTCGAGCTCCGGGCAGTGTGA
- a CDS encoding ADP-ribosylglycohydrolase family protein, with translation MRFISDLSRVTGVLLGIAIGDALGAPFEGGGPPDVPVRSYYAGGRVPRAAGEYTDDTLQALALAESLAACRGFCPADFVARLEREYALHREFFGPTTSAVLLLVQQGEDIRSAASRVHEERGSSRSNGSVVRGPPLGVYFPGPGLEAVSLACSALTHADPVPGACSAFVNRMVSEMCRGATREEAYFRALRRCRDPEVARVLGSWADFPPVPGLDALEATHAALSVFLRTRSFPDCVAAAVALGGDADSVAALAGALAGAHYGSRAVPAAWIAGLRGRERVIDAAYALWSALRT, from the coding sequence GTGAGGTTTATATCGGACCTTTCGCGCGTAACGGGCGTCCTCCTCGGGATTGCGATCGGTGACGCCCTCGGTGCGCCCTTCGAGGGGGGAGGTCCCCCGGACGTCCCCGTCCGCTCGTACTACGCGGGCGGGAGGGTCCCCCGGGCCGCGGGGGAGTACACGGACGACACCCTGCAGGCGCTCGCGCTCGCCGAGTCGCTCGCCGCGTGCCGGGGGTTCTGCCCGGCAGATTTCGTGGCCCGGCTGGAGAGGGAGTACGCGCTCCACCGCGAGTTCTTCGGGCCGACCACCTCCGCGGTCCTCCTCCTCGTGCAGCAGGGCGAGGACATCCGTTCCGCAGCGTCCCGCGTTCACGAAGAGAGGGGCTCCAGCAGGAGCAACGGGAGCGTGGTGCGCGGCCCGCCGCTCGGGGTCTACTTCCCGGGCCCCGGGCTCGAGGCGGTGTCCCTCGCCTGCTCGGCGCTCACCCACGCCGACCCCGTCCCGGGGGCGTGCTCGGCCTTCGTGAACCGGATGGTGAGCGAGATGTGCAGGGGTGCCACGCGGGAGGAAGCGTATTTTCGTGCGCTCCGGCGGTGCCGCGACCCGGAGGTCGCCCGCGTGCTCGGCTCGTGGGCGGATTTCCCCCCCGTCCCCGGCCTCGACGCGCTCGAGGCAACGCACGCGGCGCTCTCCGTCTTCCTGCGCACGCGCAGTTTCCCCGACTGCGTCGCCGCGGCCGTGGCCCTCGGGGGCGACGCGGACAGCGTTGCCGCGCTCGCCGGGGCGCTCGCCGGGGCGCACTACGGCTCCCGCGCCGTCCCGGCGGCGTGGATCGCGGGCCTCCGCGGGCGGGAGCGGGTCATCGACGCGGCCTACGCGCTCTGGTCGGCGCTGCGGACCTGA
- a CDS encoding stage II sporulation protein M, whose product MSDLARESLAAVVILCISLAMGMLTAMQDPSTGERIMSLLRETVLGDGQDVSPPLLAAKLFLNNLQACLLMFLGGASLGVLTVFIITVNGFAIGAVLELVREQHSPLFVAAALLPHGIFEIPAFVLSGALGFTLARALWHEWTAGTDAAAEAAALGRIFVSRVVPLVAVAALVEAFITPAILHFLV is encoded by the coding sequence ATGTCTGACCTCGCACGCGAATCCCTCGCCGCGGTCGTCATCCTCTGCATCTCCCTCGCGATGGGCATGCTCACGGCGATGCAGGATCCCTCGACCGGCGAACGGATCATGTCCCTCCTCCGCGAGACGGTCCTCGGCGACGGGCAGGACGTGTCGCCCCCGCTCCTCGCGGCAAAGCTCTTCCTCAACAACCTGCAGGCATGCCTCCTCATGTTCCTCGGGGGTGCGTCCCTCGGCGTCCTCACGGTCTTCATCATCACGGTGAACGGCTTTGCGATAGGCGCCGTCCTCGAGCTCGTGAGGGAGCAGCACAGCCCCCTCTTCGTGGCCGCCGCCCTGCTCCCCCACGGCATCTTCGAGATCCCGGCGTTCGTCCTCTCCGGGGCGCTCGGTTTCACGCTCGCGCGTGCCCTCTGGCACGAGTGGACGGCCGGGACCGATGCCGCGGCAGAGGCCGCCGCCCTCGGGCGCATCTTTGTCTCCCGCGTCGTCCCGCTCGTCGCGGTCGCCGCGCTCGTGGAGGCATTTATTACGCCAGCAATCCTACATTTCCTCGTTTGA